GCCACTCGATCTTGCCCTCGGAGTCTCTGATCGTGCGAGTTAGCTCGTCATAGTAGCCTAGCCTTTTGGCAAGCTCAAATAAAATTTCGTGATCTGGCATACTCTCAAACAGAGGCTCTACGACCTGGCTTCTCCACTGACCGCTACGGTTTGTCGCTACGACCGTGCCGCTGGTTTCAAACTGCGTCGCTGCAGGCAGTAGATAGACGCCGTCTTTTTTGTCTGTTATAACGCCGGCGTCGTTTACAAAAGGATCAAGCAACACCAAAAGCTCAAGGCCGTCAAGGCCCTCTTGTACTTTTGCTTGTTGTGCGGTAGAGGTGATGCCGTTGCCTATGACGATTAGGGCTTTTAGGCTATCGCCTGCGTTTTCAACCGGGTCATTGCCGTTTTTGCCGTCAAGTACGCCTGCCCACCAGCGAGCTAGGGTAAATCCCGGCTTAAACATCCATTCAGGTTTTATAAAGTTACCTTGCAACCACTCGTAGTCTACTTTCCACATTTTAGCGAAGTATTTCCACGTGGCTTCGTTTTTAGCGTAGTATCCAGGCAGGCTATCTGGCGCGTTTGCCATATCGCTGGCGCCTTGGACGTTGTCGTGACCGCGCAGGATGTTGCAGCCGCCGCCTGATACGCCCATATTTCCCAGTACTAGTTGCAGGATCGGAGCGATACGAGTGTTTGAGCTGCCTATGGTGTGCTGAGTTAGACCCATCGCCCAAACGACCGATCCAGGGCGGTTTTTAGCGTAAACTTCCGTTATCTCTTTTAGCGTCGCAGCCGGTACTCCGGTTACGTCTTCGACCACTTCTGGCGTCCACTTTGCAGCCTCTTTGCGGATCTCGTCGATGCCGTACGTGCGGTCATCTATAAATTTCTTATCTTCCCAACCGTTTTCAAAGATGAGATTCATCATGCCATACATGAAAGGTATGTCCGTGCCCGGGCGAATTTGAGCAAAATAATCAGCCTTTGCAGCAGTTCTCGTGTATCTTGGATCGACAACGATCAGCTTTGCGCCGTTATTTTCCTTCGCTTTTAGAAAATGCCTAAATCCCACCGGGTGGTTTACAGCCGGATTTGCGCCGATTATAAAGATAGACTTCGCGTTTTGGATATCTCCAAGGTGATTAGTCATAGCTCCATAACCCCACGTATTCGCCACACCGGCGACTGTTGCGCTATGTCAAATTCTAGCTTGGTGATCTAGGTTGTTTGTCCCAAACATCGCGGAAAATTTGCTGATGTAGTAGCTTTGTTCGTTGCAATCTTTTGCAGAGCCTAGAAACATCACTTGTTCAGGGTTTTTCTCGCGATACGCTTTTAATTTGGCGCCGATCTCGTCAAGCGCGTCTTTGTAGCTGATGCGTTTCCATTTGCCGCCTACTTTTTTCATCGGGTATTTCACGCGGCAGTGAGAGCGCACCATATCGATGACGTCGCTGCCCTTACAGCAGTGGCCGCCCGCGCTTACCGGGTGATCTTGGGCTACTTCTTGGCGTACCCAAACGCCGTTTTCTACCTCGGCGCGCACTCCGCATCCAACGGAGCAAACCGTACAAACGGTTTTTACGATTTTAGAGTTTGGAAACGGATTTGCCATTTCTTCTTTTGTGGCGCTTCTAGTTACACCGCTAGCAGCCAGCCCGCTCATGCCGCCCGCTACGCCTGCTAGCGCGGCCATTTTTAAAAACGATCTTCGCCCGACTGCGTTTGAGTGGGGCATAAGACGTAAATTTGCCTCAGACATATTCATCCTTTCTTAAATTTTATTTATTTCGCTTGTTCGTAGTATAGATCCCAGTTTTTGCTTCTTTTATAAAGCACTTCGGTCTTTTTGCTTTTACCGTATTTTAGGTTTGACGCCGCTGCCGTTGCTACTCCGGTTGTAGCCGCTGCCGCGCCGACTAGCCCCGCCTTTTTTAAAAATTCTCGCCTATTTTTTTGCATTTTCTTCCTCCATAGCTTTTATCTTTCTCACTCGGTTTTTTTGTCTTCTTATGGCCTCAGATCTTGAAACTCCGTCCAAAGTCTTTTTGTTTTTGCCTTGATTTATAGGACGCGGCGCGCTTAAAACTACGCGCTCAAACTCTATAAATCCTTGCAAAAGCACTGCGACGTCTTTATAAATTTCGCTGCTTTCGTGGTTAAAAAGATCATTTATAAACTCGTCGATGTTTGGGTTTATGATCTCCTTAAAAAGCTGCTCCTCAAGCTCGCCGTATAGCTCCTGCTCGCTCTCTCGCGCGATAAATTCGCTCATCAGCGCAAACACGAAGCCCACGTTGTCTTCGTTTTCTTTAAATTTAGCCTCGTCGCGCCTAATGTCTGTGCGGGCTAAAATTTTACGCACTTTTGCGCAGGCGTGTCCGACTTCGTAGCCCTCGTCGTAGTAGGACAGCGAGTTTCTAAGCGGACTTGGCAGAGCGTGGAAAATTTCATCGAATTCATCCGCTAAATTTTGCGAATTTTTCTCGTCGAATTTTGCCTGTATGCGCATTATCGCGTCGGCCGATTCCTCGTTTAGAGCGTGCGCCGAGGCAAGGCCTAGCATCGCGTTTACGCCGCTAAATCTATCGGCTTCTTGGCTAAAAACGAAAAAACGCGAAAATAGCGAGTAGTAAAGCCCACGTCCCGCCGCAAATTCGCCCTTGCTAGTCATCGCCTTCCTTTATCATTTTTGTCTATTTTTTGAGATTTTTCTCGATTGTGAAACTATACTACTTTTTGGCTTATTTCTTATACTTAAAAAAAAATAAATTAAAAAAATTAATATACGCTTAAATGTGCCTTAATTGCATATTACTTGTAGCGAATTTTAAGGGATAAAAGAAATATGAAATTTACGCATATATCTTACATTTACGCTTCATTTTGATATTTACTTTTAACTCGGCTATTTTAACGGGCGTTAAACGAGTCTAAATTTAAAATTTGAAGCGAAATTTGCAAAATTTCAGGGCTCACTCAAGCCCCAAAAACGCTTCCTCGTCAAATTTAAAATAAATATTTTCGCCGACGTTAAAATTTTGCGAATTAGGCGCCAGGGTTTTTATCAGAAAGTCGCCGATTTTGATTTTTACCAAAAGATCTTTGCCAAGATAGAGCGAAACCGAGTGCAAGATGCCGCCTAAGTAGCCTTCTATCGGCGTTTTGCTTAGCGTTATTTTACTTGGATTTACGGCAATTTTTACGGCGTTACGTAAATTTTGCGGCAAATTTACGCTCGCGTTTTCGTCAAATTTTAAAACTCCGCCCTGCGCGTCAAATATGTTTTTGTACTCAAATTCGCACACGCGACCCTTGTGCAAAAAGACGTTTTCTTCGGCGACCGCGCTTAGCCATTTGTCGTCGTGGCTAGCGATCACAAAGCCGCAACCGTATCTTTGCCGCATATAAAGCACCGCCTTGCCAAACAGCTTTGAGGTGCCCACGTCCACGCTATTTGTCGGCTCGTCGAGTAGATAAAGCCGCGATCTAAGCGCCAAATTTAACGCAAAGCTAACGCGCTGCGTCTGCCCCGAGCTTAGCTCAAAGTGGCGCTTGCTTAAAAAGCTCTCGTCAAGACCGACCAAATTTAACGCCTCGCTCGCTCGCTCGTCAAATTCTCCCAGTACTCCGCGGCTTTTTAAAACGGCTCTAAAATTTTCCCTCACGGAGCGTTTTAAAAGCGCGGGCTCTGGCAACAAAACGCTAACGTCGCGCAGTAAATTTAGACTCGGCGCGCTGCTTCCCCACAGCCGCACCTCGCCGCTAGTGGGCTTTTGTAAAAACGACATCACTCGCATTAGCGTGCTTTTGCCGCTACCGTTGCTGCCAGTTAGCGCGGTGATTTTGGTGACGTCGATATCAAGGCGCGGGATGTTTAAAATCTCGTTCGCGCCGTAGTTTAGGCGTAAATTTCTAACGTTTATCACTTTGCGCCTTTCTCGTTAAATTTACGAAAAGACTCAAGTTTGACGCGCCTAGCGCGCTTTTTGCGAGCGTAAATTTTTCAAATTTGTCAAATTTCATCGGTCAAGCCTTTTTAGCGCGTGTATCGCCAAATTTACGGCAAACGCGATAAAGATGAGCACCAAAGCCAGCGCGATACCCATGGCAAACTCGCCTTTGTTCGTCTCCAGCGACACTGCAGTCGTGATCGTGCGGGTAAAATATTTGATATTTCCGCCGATCATCATCGCCACGCCGACCTCGGCCACGATACGCCCGTACGCCGTCGCTACGACCACCATCAGAGCATACCTTAGCTCGTAAAGCACGCAGCCCACTAGCCGCGGCGCGCTCAGGCGTAAATTTAGGATGGTTAGATAGTGTTTTTTGTCCATATTTTCCACGACGCTAGCGCTTAGCGAGATGATGATAGGTAGTGCTAGCACAAACTGCCCCAGCATCACGGCCTTTAGCGTAAAAAGCAGCCCAAACTCGCCAAACGGGCCGTTTCGCGTGATAAATGCATACAAAATAAGCCCGATAGCAACGGTGGGCATCGCAAGCGCCGTATCGCTGAGCAGTCTCAAAATCCTGCGCCCTTTAAAATCGTAAAATCCCAGCGTAAAGCCTAGCGGAAAACCGACTAAAATCGTAAAAAATATCGAAAAGCTCGAAGTGTAAAGCGTCGCCCTGATCGCCGAATACGTTTCCTCATCGCCGCTAAAAAGCAGCCTAAAGGCCTCTAAGAATCCGTTTAGTAGAAAGTCCAAATATTATTTCTCCGTATGTTTATATGGTTAATTTAGTATGCTATAATAGCATACTTTTAAAAAAGGAGAAAAATGAAAAAAGTAATATTAGGCTCGCTAATAGCGAGCGTTTTGGCGTTTGCGGGCGATAGCGAACTCATCATGGCTACCACCACCAGCACTGATAACACGGGGCTACTAGACGCGATCTACCCTACGTATAAGGCAAAAACCGGCGTCGATATCAAATGGACCGCCGTAGGCACGGGCGCTGCTTTAAAACTTGGCGAAAACTGCGATGCGGACATACTTTTCGTGCATTCGCCAAAAGTTGAGAAAGAATTCGTAGAAAAAGGCTTTGGCGTCGAGAGAAAAGCCGTAATGTACAATGATTTCGTCGTTATCGCCGATAAATCTATCGCCGATAAATTTAAAGGCAAAGACATAAAAGAGAGCTTTGAGCTGATCAAAAAAGAGAATATCAAATTTTTCTCTCGCGGCGATAAATCAGGCACTGACAACAAAGAAAAAGGTATCTGGAAAAAAATCATCGGCGAAGTGCCTGAAAAAGACGGCTGGTATATGCAAACCGGCCAAGGCATGCTAGCTACCATCAACGCTGCAGCCGAGCAAAAGGGCGTGACGTTCACCGACCGCGGCACCTACATCAAGTACGAGGACACCAAAAAAGGCGCGCCTGAGATGGTCATCATCAACGAGGGCGACAACGACCTAAAGAACTTCTACTCGCTAATCGCGGTAAATCCGAAGCACTGCGCTAAGGCCGACATCGAAAACGCAAATAAATTTATAGAGTGGGCGACCGGCGAAGAGGGTCAGAAATTTATCGGCGACTTTAAGCTGCTAGATAAGCCGCTTTTCACGCCTGACGCGAATACTCGCAAAAACTAATTTTATTTACGCGCAAATTTGAGTCGAATTTATGGCTTAAATTTGCGTGATTCGGGCGCGCTTTGCGCCCTTTTTATAAATCAGAATTTATTTTGGCTCCTCTTTAAATTTAAACTCTCCGACGTCATTTTTAAATACCTCAAAGCACACATTACTAACAACTTTATCTTTAGTATACGCTTGATATATTGCTTCCCCTTTTTGCTAGATTCTATATCTCGTTGAGGATTAATTATCAGTAGCCACTTTGCACTACCTTGTGTCAAGTTAAAGGTACTTTACTTTTTGTAAACAGGCGTACATATATTTACTATCTCTGTTTCTTCAAGGTATAGTGTTTTATCAAAACAATCCTTATGTTCAGTAAAGTGAGAACTATATGAAGTATAAGCAGTGTTATAAAAATTCATAATAACGAACTTCAAAAACTGATATGGAGTCAATGCAGATGATACTGGTATTCTGCAATTTCTATATTGACCTATAGTTAGGTGAGAAACTGGATGAATAATGGGTTGGCTTATCTTCTCCCCATAACTATCCTTTCCATCATCAAAATCAAACCTTAGAGGCACAGAAACTACTCTTCTATCTAAAATATCACTATAAATTTCATCTTCCAAATAAAGGTCTGATTCGTTTTGAAATATCTCTAAATCAGGTGCAGGGAAAAAAGCCAATCGGTGACTCTCTATTTTATCTTTTCTAAATCGATATTGCATCTGTATTAAGGCTCCATCTATCATTTTTATATTGAACATTCTATTTCTATATAACTCTAAATACATATCTGTATATGGAATGCTCTTTAAAAAGATATTATTGTCATAAGTACTCACACTCACCTCTTCAATTCCCTCTGAATATTTCCTTATAGATGGAAAATTTTGATCATCACAAAGCCCGGTTTTAATTATATCAGCTGTTATCCTTTCTATCTGGGTATAAATTTTTTTTGCAGTCAGCATTAGAACTGCTCACCTCTTTTCAACAATTTTTTTAGGCGAGCAATCTGTTCTTCTCCCAAGTCTTCCAAGAAAATTTCCCCGTTTTCAAGCTCCGTAACTAAATTTTCTATATTTATTTTGCTTTTCTGAACTTTATTCTTTTCTGCTGCACTCATATCACGATTAACTATGTTCATTTTTTCTCTTTGAGATTTATCTGGATAAATAAAATCCAAAGTATAATTGTGAGACTTTATTTTTTTATATTCATCAATTAATTTATCCATATCTTCTCCAACACCTAAAACTCTTACCCAGGCTTTACTTCTTGTTATAGCTGTAAATAACTGATTCCTTTTCTTAGCTAAGTCATAATAAGAATCATAACAAGATTCAGCATTTATAACATATACCATAGCTGCCTCATTTCCTTTAGCTCTATAAATACCAGTAAATGCCACTGAGTCATTGTTTTCTGCAAAAAATATATCTGGTGTAGTATCTACTCCAGCTGTATGAGAATTGATATTTTTTTCAAAAAGCATAGCTCGAATAGGAGCTACATTTACTTTTGTAGTCAACGGATCAGGGTTAATTACAATAATATCATCTGTCCTTAATTCATCTTCTGTTAAATTGATTTTTATTTGCTCGGCAACCCATTTATTCTGTTCTTCTTGACTTTTAAAGGACTTAAATATAATTAAATCATCAATATCAGAATGCTTTTCTAAGAATTCGGGACTACTTGATGCAGTTCTTGCCAAAATAACATGCTTTCCATCTTCTAAAGTTCCTTCTTTTACCTCGTATCCAACATCCCCCCATAAGGAATGCTGCTCAAACATTTGTACCAAACCTGTTTTTGAATTTGTCTCGTTCTCTCTATATATGCCAAAGCCTAGTGCATGGGCTGTCACCAATGCAGGTCTTGAATTTCTATAGCACTTTTCAAGAATAATATCCTGTTGTGGTTTTCCTTCCTCAGGGGCATAAAATTTAACTTTCGGTGTTCCGTTTTCAAAATTACCAAATATCTCTTCCGGTGACGGTAGAGACTGTGTTCTTAAATTTTGCAACTCATCGTATGCGTAAACCAATCTTTTAGGATTCTTTGACATCTCATAACACATCCTCAAAAAGCTCGGCGAAAAATCTTGCGCTTCATCAACCAACACAGCATCAAATATCTCCATAACATTCGATTTTACTTCATTTAATGCTTTTTCACATGTTTCTCCAAATGGATCTAATGAGCCAAACCTATTTCTCGCTGTTCTATAATCTCTATATTGCACATTGTTTAAAGCACAAAAAGTATAGTATATCCCATTATTATCTCCGCCGCCAGAAGAACCCCATGCATGCATAATTTGCAAATTATCCCAATCGGGTTCTTCGTTTGTTTGTTCTATATAAAATGTATTAATTAATCGTCTAAGTTGCCCTTTTAATGATCTTGTATTAAATGTAATAGCTATTTTCCAGTCAGGATGCTGAGCGTGCAAATAAGCTGCTTTTAATGCAAGTACTATTGTTTTTCCTGATCCAGCTAGTCCGCGTATCCTTTGCACCCCCTCAACAGTTTCTATTACCGCTTGGCTCTGTCTGTTATCTAAATTAGCAATAGAGTCCTCCAGTGTCTTTAGCTTAGCACCCTTGGAATTAGCACTTAAAACCTCTTTTCTCTTCTTCCCTTTTCTAATGGTTGAAATTGCTTGTAGAACTGAAACTAAATCATTATAATACTCTTGGTCTTTCCATTCTACCTCTGAAATACATTTTGTCATGGTGTTAATATTACATAAAGGATAGTACTTATTATAGTCTGTTAGCGATTCAATAAATGGAGCAAAAGTTATCACATTTATATCAACACACAATTGCCTTTTTTTCACCAATTGTTTGTATCCTTTTAATTTGGATTCAACTTTATTAGCACAGTCATCCTGGATTTCTTCATAACCTTCAATATTCTTATTTTCAACTAAATTAAAAATAACCAATCCCTTTTCTTTAGAAATCCATAATGCATCTATAGGATATGCCCCTTCTACGGTTCCTATTATTGGATATCCAATATATAGATATCCTTCTAAGTCACTATCTCTTTGAAAGTATCTTTTTAACTCTTCACTGGCTAATGGTTTTTGCGTTGACCCAATAATTATATTTACCATAACAATTCTCCTTTTATTAATTTCACCATATCATTTACTTTTATCTACCACATAACGTTACCGACCAGAGAGGAGATTTTCTCTATTATTTTTTGACTTAAGACAAGTCAAATGGATTCTCTATTATAAATTTTAATAAAATGCGATAAAAACTCTTTTATAGAAACGTCACTTGTGTAAGTACTTTGCTTGTTTTGTACTTTTGGTATTATTATATCTAAAATTCGCATTTCTTCGAGTCAAACAAGAAATTCTCTTTTCTTATCCCTATTAAATTTAGCTAGTCTATGCTTGTGGCGTATCCCCGTCTGCTTGTAGTAGCAAGATGAAGTCGCAACTAAAAAGTTTTCTATACCATTGATATGGTTTTTACTATTAGTAAATTCATTCTTTGAGTGTTTTACTCTATAATGAGCTTTGTCTCCATAATCTACCAATCCGTCATAAGCTTTCCAGCAATCAGAATAAATCGTGCTCTCGTCTAATTTGTCAAACTCCGATAATATCAGTATCAGTTCATTTGCAGAACAGTTTTTAACTATTTGGATATAGATCTTACCGTTACGCTTTAGCATTCCGAATAGCGGAGTTTTATTTGCCACGTGCCTCTACCTCTTTTACCCCTTGCACTTTTAGACCCGAAGTAGCTTTCGTCTATTCCTATCTCGCATGAAACTTAGATACTTTTAACTTCGCTACGCTCGTTACTTTTTAAGATCTCACACTCGCTAGCCATTAAAATTCTGATGTTGTTGGTTATTTTATCCAAGAGAGTGCAAGTGCAAAATTGATTGTTTTTTCTGATATTTTGGTAAAATCTTCTATTTTTACAGCTTCTATCTCGGCCGAGAAATACCATAAAATCTCTCTAAATTTCTTTTCCAAAATTCTGGAGCGGACTATATGCTTATTTTTCATCGCTCTCATCGTAACTTAATACTCTTTATGTTTGCATTAAGTTACAATAAATCTTAAATTTTATCTTTTTTTACGCTTAGAAAATTTTCCCGCCGAACATCTCATACATCGCCTTTTCCTCACCCCAAAGCTCGCGGTGCTTTTTGATGCAGGATTTTATCGCGCCAACTAGATATAGCACGTCTTGCTCGGCGTGCGTGTAGTGCAGGCTCACGCGCACGAAGCCGGGCTTGGCTTCTGGCATGCGCCCCTCCTTGATACCCAGCAGGTCGTGAGCGTACGGCCCCGCGCACATCACGCCCGCGCGCGTCTGGATACCGAAGTCGTTGCTAAGGCTCGCGGCGAAATCATACGCCGAGACGCCGCGCACGTTAAAGGAAATTATCGGCAGCCGCGGCGCGCACTTTGGAGCGTAGTTTATGATCTCGTCTATGCTTGCTAGCTCGCTCTCAAAAAGTCGCGCGAGCTCATCCTCGGCGCTTTTTATTTGCTCGAAGCCCACCTCGTTTCGCAGCGCGTATGCCAAATTTGCCCGCATAAGCCCGATAATAGGCGGCGTACCGCCTTCCTCTAGCTGCTCGGGATTTTTCAAAAACACGTGCCCTTCGCGGCTAGCGTAGGCGACCGTCCCGCCCGCGGCAAACGTCGGCACGTCGCTACCGAGCAGCTCTTTTTTAATCGCCAAAAGCCCGCAGCTAGCAGGCCCTCCTAATAGCTTATGCGGTGAGAGGAAAATCGCATCGAAATAGTCACAATCTAAATTTGTGTGCGAACTCAGCGCCGCGCAGTCAAAGGCCACGATGCCGCCCGCAGCTCTGATTAGCTCGCTGATCTTTTTATAGTCGCTAATGACGCCCGTGACGTTCGAGGCGGCGCTAAACGAGCCAATAATGCGGCGTCCGGCATTTAGCTTCAGGATGCGCTCAAGCGCTAGCAGATCGATCTCGCCTGATTCACTAAGCGGCACGCGCATGTAGTCGCAAAGCCCCTCGCGAAAGCTAAGCTCGTTTGAGTGGTGTTCGTACGGCGAAACGAGCACGAGCGGAGGCTGAGCGGCGCGTAAATTTGCCTCGCCGATCGCGCTTCTGGTTGCAGGCGGCAGGTAGATGCCAAGCAGCTCCTGAAATTTCTTGATCGCTGCCGTCGCACCCTGCCCACAGGCGATGAGATAAAACCGCTCGTCAAGGCCTAGCAGCTTTTTTAGGCTCTCGCGCGCACCCTCGTA
This genomic interval from Campylobacter concisus contains the following:
- a CDS encoding molybdopterin-dependent oxidoreductase is translated as MPHSNAVGRRSFLKMAALAGVAGGMSGLAASGVTRSATKEEMANPFPNSKIVKTVCTVCSVGCGVRAEVENGVWVRQEVAQDHPVSAGGHCCKGSDVIDMVRSHCRVKYPMKKVGGKWKRISYKDALDEIGAKLKAYREKNPEQVMFLGSAKDCNEQSYYISKFSAMFGTNNLDHQARIUHSATVAGVANTWGYGAMTNHLGDIQNAKSIFIIGANPAVNHPVGFRHFLKAKENNGAKLIVVDPRYTRTAAKADYFAQIRPGTDIPFMYGMMNLIFENGWEDKKFIDDRTYGIDEIRKEAAKWTPEVVEDVTGVPAATLKEITEVYAKNRPGSVVWAMGLTQHTIGSSNTRIAPILQLVLGNMGVSGGGCNILRGHDNVQGASDMANAPDSLPGYYAKNEATWKYFAKMWKVDYEWLQGNFIKPEWMFKPGFTLARWWAGVLDGKNGNDPVENAGDSLKALIVIGNGITSTAQQAKVQEGLDGLELLVLLDPFVNDAGVITDKKDGVYLLPAATQFETSGTVVATNRSGQWRSQVVEPLFESMPDHEILFELAKRLGYYDELTRTIRDSEGKIEWPEAATREIASIVKSIGLTGWTPERLKRHQANWDKFDEKTLMGKEGTEVAGEYYGLPWPCWTEKHPGSPNLYDISRPVMQGGMGFRNRFGLEHNGVNQLAGDGSAPVGGAQSGGYPEIKKDNIEKILGIKLTDEEREKMGATWATDGSGIIAEKCMEKGIAPYGNARARAVVWTFVDQIPQHREPLHTPRQDLAQKYPSFEDKPNHYRVFTKYKSLQLSKDFSKEFPINLTTGRLVNFSGAGMETRASMYLSRITPEMFADIHPELAAKHGIKNWDFVWIHSPEGTKIKVRARVVPSVKLDTIFLPFHWAGYMQGIDMTGNFPEGTKPYAVGESANTVANYGYDIVTQIPETKSGLCRIEKA
- a CDS encoding twin-arginine translocation signal domain-containing protein, with translation MQKNRREFLKKAGLVGAAAATTGVATAAASNLKYGKSKKTEVLYKRSKNWDLYYEQAK
- a CDS encoding TorD/DmsD family molecular chaperone encodes the protein MTSKGEFAAGRGLYYSLFSRFFVFSQEADRFSGVNAMLGLASAHALNEESADAIMRIQAKFDEKNSQNLADEFDEIFHALPSPLRNSLSYYDEGYEVGHACAKVRKILARTDIRRDEAKFKENEDNVGFVFALMSEFIARESEQELYGELEEQLFKEIINPNIDEFINDLFNHESSEIYKDVAVLLQGFIEFERVVLSAPRPINQGKNKKTLDGVSRSEAIRRQKNRVRKIKAMEEENAKK
- the tupC gene encoding tungstate ABC transporter ATP-binding protein TupC, with protein sequence MINVRNLRLNYGANEILNIPRLDIDVTKITALTGSNGSGKSTLMRVMSFLQKPTSGEVRLWGSSAPSLNLLRDVSVLLPEPALLKRSVRENFRAVLKSRGVLGEFDERASEALNLVGLDESFLSKRHFELSSGQTQRVSFALNLALRSRLYLLDEPTNSVDVGTSKLFGKAVLYMRQRYGCGFVIASHDDKWLSAVAEENVFLHKGRVCEFEYKNIFDAQGGVLKFDENASVNLPQNLRNAVKIAVNPSKITLSKTPIEGYLGGILHSVSLYLGKDLLVKIKIGDFLIKTLAPNSQNFNVGENIYFKFDEEAFLGLE
- the tupB gene encoding tungstate ABC transporter permease TupB, which produces MDFLLNGFLEAFRLLFSGDEETYSAIRATLYTSSFSIFFTILVGFPLGFTLGFYDFKGRRILRLLSDTALAMPTVAIGLILYAFITRNGPFGEFGLLFTLKAVMLGQFVLALPIIISLSASVVENMDKKHYLTILNLRLSAPRLVGCVLYELRYALMVVVATAYGRIVAEVGVAMMIGGNIKYFTRTITTAVSLETNKGEFAMGIALALVLIFIAFAVNLAIHALKRLDR
- the tupA gene encoding tungstate ABC transporter substrate-binding protein TupA, whose product is MKKVILGSLIASVLAFAGDSELIMATTTSTDNTGLLDAIYPTYKAKTGVDIKWTAVGTGAALKLGENCDADILFVHSPKVEKEFVEKGFGVERKAVMYNDFVVIADKSIADKFKGKDIKESFELIKKENIKFFSRGDKSGTDNKEKGIWKKIIGEVPEKDGWYMQTGQGMLATINAAAEQKGVTFTDRGTYIKYEDTKKGAPEMVIINEGDNDLKNFYSLIAVNPKHCAKADIENANKFIEWATGEEGQKFIGDFKLLDKPLFTPDANTRKN
- a CDS encoding DUF2290 domain-containing protein; the encoded protein is MLTAKKIYTQIERITADIIKTGLCDDQNFPSIRKYSEGIEEVSVSTYDNNIFLKSIPYTDMYLELYRNRMFNIKMIDGALIQMQYRFRKDKIESHRLAFFPAPDLEIFQNESDLYLEDEIYSDILDRRVVSVPLRFDFDDGKDSYGEKISQPIIHPVSHLTIGQYRNCRIPVSSALTPYQFLKFVIMNFYNTAYTSYSSHFTEHKDCFDKTLYLEETEIVNICTPVYKK
- a CDS encoding DEAD/DEAH box helicase codes for the protein MVNIIIGSTQKPLASEELKRYFQRDSDLEGYLYIGYPIIGTVEGAYPIDALWISKEKGLVIFNLVENKNIEGYEEIQDDCANKVESKLKGYKQLVKKRQLCVDINVITFAPFIESLTDYNKYYPLCNINTMTKCISEVEWKDQEYYNDLVSVLQAISTIRKGKKRKEVLSANSKGAKLKTLEDSIANLDNRQSQAVIETVEGVQRIRGLAGSGKTIVLALKAAYLHAQHPDWKIAITFNTRSLKGQLRRLINTFYIEQTNEEPDWDNLQIMHAWGSSGGGDNNGIYYTFCALNNVQYRDYRTARNRFGSLDPFGETCEKALNEVKSNVMEIFDAVLVDEAQDFSPSFLRMCYEMSKNPKRLVYAYDELQNLRTQSLPSPEEIFGNFENGTPKVKFYAPEEGKPQQDIILEKCYRNSRPALVTAHALGFGIYRENETNSKTGLVQMFEQHSLWGDVGYEVKEGTLEDGKHVILARTASSSPEFLEKHSDIDDLIIFKSFKSQEEQNKWVAEQIKINLTEDELRTDDIIVINPDPLTTKVNVAPIRAMLFEKNINSHTAGVDTTPDIFFAENNDSVAFTGIYRAKGNEAAMVYVINAESCYDSYYDLAKKRNQLFTAITRSKAWVRVLGVGEDMDKLIDEYKKIKSHNYTLDFIYPDKSQREKMNIVNRDMSAAEKNKVQKSKINIENLVTELENGEIFLEDLGEEQIARLKKLLKRGEQF
- a CDS encoding aminotransferase class V-fold PLP-dependent enzyme, whose product is MANLDEIRKNIILKPGVHYFDFAASGLAYEPVEREIADVLKTYANTHSDSSSSAIITQRRYEGARESLKKLLGLDERFYLIACGQGATAAIKKFQELLGIYLPPATRSAIGEANLRAAQPPLVLVSPYEHHSNELSFREGLCDYMRVPLSESGEIDLLALERILKLNAGRRIIGSFSAASNVTGVISDYKKISELIRAAGGIVAFDCAALSSHTNLDCDYFDAIFLSPHKLLGGPASCGLLAIKKELLGSDVPTFAAGGTVAYASREGHVFLKNPEQLEEGGTPPIIGLMRANLAYALRNEVGFEQIKSAEDELARLFESELASIDEIINYAPKCAPRLPIISFNVRGVSAYDFAASLSNDFGIQTRAGVMCAGPYAHDLLGIKEGRMPEAKPGFVRVSLHYTHAEQDVLYLVGAIKSCIKKHRELWGEEKAMYEMFGGKIF